TTCCGCGAGCTTGACTATGGCGACCGGGTCGATAATGGAGCAGTCCGCCGGATCGATGTCAAAACCGCCGTTGTCCTGGATGTAAAGCACCAGCTTGTATGTTTGCGCCGGATCGATCTTATCCGTCGGCGCCATTGTCTTATCGTCCATCGTCTGCAGCGTAAAGCGCTTGTTGCCGATGGCGTCCTGATCCTCCGCGTAGGTGAAGAACTCGCCTGTCCCGTCGGGGCGTGTCTTGACAAGCGCCACCTTCTGCGGCGTCTCTGCCATGAGGCGGTCTCCGCTGATAATCATGCCGGCGGCCGCGATCTTGCCCGCGGCGCTTACCTTCACTGAGAAGAGCGGCAGAGGAATTATCGCCGTCACTTTAAGATTGTCCCTATCCTCCGCGTCTTTGACAGCCGCGTTCACCGTTTCGCTGTTAAGGTAAAGGACTCCGTTCAAACCGACTCTGAAGACGGAGACGTCGACGCCGACCGCGGCGGCGATATCTTCTATGACCGCGCTCGTCGCTCCCACTGGCTTCACCGCGTCGATATAATTAGGAACGGCGTCGCCGGTCGGGATGAATCCGGAGATTTCAACATCTGTCACCGGGTCTCCGACTACCGTTATCGAGTCTGAGAATTTACCGTCCGCGGTCGCCGCCGTAAATGTGTAGGCGTAATCCTTTTCATGGCCGGAACGGAGGAGTATCGAAAGATTCCCGTTTCCGGCATCTTCCATGATGACATCTTCCGACGACGCGGCGCCGCTTACAGCGGAGAGCGTCCAGACGACATCGCGGGCATCGGCGTCCGAAGGTCTTACAGAGGCTCCCAGCACCCGGGTCTCGCCCTCTTTCCACGCGGTGTTTGAACCGTAGGCCGTAATTCCCTCGACGGGGATCGCGCCTTGCGTGATTTTAAGGACGCCCTGGACGGAGGCCGTCGTCTCAAAGTTGGAGATATAAACGACAGATCCTCCCGACTGTGACTCGGTATGTCCAAGCAAACCATAGACGTCGGCGGAGATGACGGCGAAGAGATCTTCCGTCCCCGCGCCGTCCTTTGCCTTCACGGTGAGCGTCGGCGTTCCCGCTCCCTTTATCACCTCAAGCTTTGACTTGTCCACGCTCCACGTGTATTTAAGAGAGGAGGCGTCGGCCGTAAGCGGGTATGCGGTGATATGGATATCGCGCGTTTCGCCGCTTTTGATGGTCTTAAGATTATCGGTATCCATCGCGACCGCCGTTACCGGAAGCTTTGCGGGGTCGGTGATGCCGCCGACTGGCTGATCGCGGTTTACGGAAAGCCAATAGCAGTTCTGGTAGCCCCAACCGAAAGCGCCTACGACGCCTCCGACATATCCGGGAGCGCCGGCGAGCTTTTGCGCGGCGGAGACGTTGTCGGCGGTCACAAAACTGTTGAAGCCTCCGAAGATACCGCCCGCGTCCATCCCTGAGACTATGGAGGGGCTCAGCGCGACGTTATTCAGCACCTCTCCCTTATACCAGTGGGAGAATCCCACGATGCCGCCCGCGTACGCGAAGGAGGCCGGCGTGGAAAAGACGCTTCCCAGAACGACGTTGTTGCGGATAATGGCATAGGGGTTTCCACTCGTCATATCGTCGCCCTGCGGCCCGCCGTTGAGCCCCGCGATGCCGCCCGCGTAGCCCCTTTTGGAACTTGTGGCCCGCACTTCGACGTCGGTGACGCAGTTCTCGATGAGGCCGTCCGCCCAGCCGGCGATACCGCCGACGCCTTCGCATTCGGAGGCGTTGACCTTTCCTTTTACAACAAGGTTTCTCACCTTACCGTCGATGGAAATATAGCCGAAAAGGCCCGCCGCCTCGGTCTGTTTCGAGCTGTACAGCGGAACGTTTTCGCATGTCTCTATCTTCAGTCCGGAGATCGTATGGCCGCCGCCGTTGAAGTTGCCGTCGAAGCCCGCATATTCTTTGGTAACAGACCCCCATGATGATTTCTCCGTATAACTAAGATACCATCCGATGGGCGCCCATTCCTTGTCTTCGAGGTTGATGTCGCGCGTCAGGAGGATGTGCTTGTCCTTGAGGCTCACCTTTGTGACCCCCCATTGGCCGAAGGCGACATTGGTTATCTTCGCGAGGCCGGCCAGCTCTTCGGGGGAGGAGATCAGAAATGGATTTTCCGCGCTCCCGCGCTCATTCTTGTAATTGTCGTACCATGACGTATCGGGCGTCCACGAATCCGACGCGCCTATCATCGAACCGGCAAAGAGAATTACGACGAATATGGCCGCCGCCGCAAGCGCGAGGTTCCGTCCGAGTTTCTTAAAGCTCTTATTCATGATTCTTACCTCCGTTTATGGCGCTCCGTTTTTTTAAAACCGAAGCGGCAAACGGAAGGACCATAAAGAGCGAAAGCCAGCCGTAACCGCCTCCATTGCAGCCGCCTGAACTGTGCGAACCGCCGTCGGGGGCTTTTTCCTCCGCCGTGTTGACGACGACGTCGGCTGAAAGCTCCGACCCGTCCACCGTATAGGCAGAAAGCAGATACTGGGCCCCCGGCACGTATTTGAGCAGGGTCGCCTTCAACTGTCTCGAACTGCCGACGTGCGTCAACTCTATGTCGTCGACCGCCGCCGCGTCGCCCGAGGTCACCTTAAGGTCCCAGCGTAAAACGGGATACGACACCTCTTCCGCCGGCAGCAGAGAGGCGGTTATGATCTTTGAATCGCCGGCGCCCGTCAGCGTGACAGACTCCGCGTCAAGCGCGAGAGAGGTGAGCATCACCTTGGTGACGGCGGCGTAGGTCTTTGCCGTCCATGAATTTTCACCGAGGAAGCCGTTTGTCGAGGCCAGTATATATGTCGCGCCCGCTTTGACGCCCCTGACCAGCGCGCTTTCTCTGACAGAGGAGACTATCGAGGCGACGGTGCTGTCGGCCGTCCCCCATGACCAGGCGAGACCGTCCGTTTTTCCCGCGGCGGAGGGGAAGGAGATCGCCTTCTGCGTATAGCTTTGGTTCTCCAGTATCCGCACCGTCGGCGCGGAAATGAGCGCGACGGGCGTCAGCTCGGCGGCGTCGGTCACCTTCGTAACGCTGAGTTTGAGCCTATTTTCGGGAATGTCGACGTCGGCCGCGTAACAGTCTGAGGGGAACCCCTCTCCCGCCAGCCACTCGCATTGATACATTTTAATATTAGTGGGTTCCGGAATGAATCCTACTAAACTTCCCGCGTGGCCGGAGGAGTCGGTCTTCATTACGGACGAACAGTGTTCAAAGTCAAGGTCCTGGCTGTTGTCTTTGACACCGGCAATGCCGCCGGCGTTCACAAAGGCGTCTCCCGCCGCCGCCGACCTGATCTTTATGCTTCCCTGCGCCGAACATCCCACTATTGCCTGCCATTGAACGACTCCTGCTATCCCGCCGGCGTTATTCATATATCCGGCGCGGTTGATGTTAACCGTGGGATGCTGTCCGCCGATGACGTCAATGTCGCATGAGACGGCGCAATTCGTGAGAGCGGCCCCCGTGCCGGTGGTGCCGGCAATGCCCCCCGCGCTGACTGGGCCCACGGCCTCGGCGTTCTTTATCGAACCGCTGAAAAAGCAGTTTTCTATCGGCTGGTTGGCATTTCCACAGAGGCCGCCCAAGCAGGTAACGGTAGTGTTTTTGTCGTTTCCCGAGTTATCGGTGGTTATATACGCCTCGGCGCTGCAGTTGCGAAGCACCATGGCGCCATATCCGGCTATCGCTCCGACATATCCGTCGCCGTACCCCTTTACGCTGCCTTTAAAGGAACAGTTTTCTATCGAGCTGGTCGCGGCTGCTCCCTGCGCCCAGCCGGCGATGCCGCCGACGCGGTAACCCAGATAGTCTCTTCCCGCGATGGTTTCCGGAGCGACGGAGACATTTCCCGTGACGTTGAGGTTCCTGATATTTAAGGTGAGACCACCGTTGAGTATGCCGAAGAATCCGATATACTCTCCGCCCGGCGCTCCGCACTTGATAGCGCCGAGGCCGCCTACGGTGTATCCCTGGCCGTCAAACAATCCTTTGAATGTTTTCCCCGTTATCCCGATACCCGTCCACACCTTGCCGCCCAGGTCGATATCTTTTCCGAGCTTTACCGTCTTGTTGAGAAAAGTTTGCGTCCCGTCGTTGACGAGCTTCGCGAGTCCCGCGAGCTCCTCCGGCGTGTTGATCGTAAAGGTGACGTCGGCGGAGTTCGCCTCGTACCAACTGACGTCGGCGGACTCAATCCAGTCCGCCGCCCGCGCGCTGCCGGCCGGCAATAGAAACGCCGCCATAAGCGCGATAAACATAAATAATATTTTTCTTGACATCGTTATTTTTCCTCCTTGAAATCACTGCACTTTCTTTGACCCTGTCCTGAAACGCCAAGTCTCTAAAGGTATCAAGTAAAGCCGGGAAAAATAACGCCGCGCTTCTTTTCGTGAAACAAAAACAGCAACATTCTGGCTCCTTTCTCCGGAGCCGGAAAACCTTACAAAAAGAGGGAGAGAGCGTTCGGCGATGCAAAACGACTCTCTCCCTTAAAAATATATACGACATCTGTACGCATATAAAATACATGCGGAAGATCGCCGTTCTGCGCCCACTGCGCGTCGCTAACTCCGAATCCCCGGTAGGTCTTCTGGCTTTCGTTCATCCTACTTTACGAAGGCGTTGATGTCCGCTTTCGCATAAACGGCTTGAACTCATAGTCAATGGTTCCGCCGTTTTCCGCGTCTTCTCACCTTGCGGCAATGACATAATGCGGTTTCGTCCCGATTACAGCAGCAGGGGCTGCCCCGGCATATACCGGATTCCCTGACTCCGCAGATCCTGAAATTTCATTATACAGTCTAACATGTGAATTATTTCTGTCAAGAACAGGTTCTTGTCAGGATAAACGCCTGTTCATGCAATTGCGTTGGAATGATAAACTGCGATTTTGTGCTATGCTCTTTCATTGCTCTGGCCTCCGAGCCGGAGTCTGGTGTCGTTGGTTTTGCTTTACAAGCGGTGGCGGAGCAAACCTGAAGCCTCTGGATGCTGGGTCAAGCCCGGCATGACAAGATAAATCGCGATGTTTATTATGAGATACTATAAGAGCGGGCCGGGAAATTCCGGCCCGCTCTTTGCGGAGGAGAATTTTCACCGCTGCGGGGACAGCGGGAAAATTGTGAGGTAGGCTATTTTTTGCCGCGCCTTCTCAGAAGCGGCAGCGCCGCGAGCAGTGCTAACACGGCGAAACCGCCGTTGCAGCCGCCGCTGCTGGAGGACTGTTTCTGCGAGGTCTTTATCAGCGCGAGCGGGTCGACGATGGAGCATTCCGTCGGGTCGATGTCGTAAGCGCCGCCGTCCTTCACATATACCACGAGCTTGTAGCTCTTGGACGCCTCAATGGCTCCGTCAGCCGCCAGGACGGAGTCGTCCATGTTCTGGATCGTGAAGTGGCCGTCCGTATAGTCGGCCGCCGCCGCGGCGTATGTGAGGAAGGTTCCCGTTCCGTCCGGCCGCGTCTTTACGAGCTTGACCTCCTGCGGCGTGTCCGCCATGAGCTTATCGCCGCTGATGATGAAGGCCGTCACCGCCGTGGCGCCGGCAGCCGAGACCTGGGTTTTGAAGAGCGGAAGCAAAACAGCCTTTTCAAGGACGACCTTGTCGTCGGAGATCGCGTTTACGATCGCCTTCTGCGCGACGGAGTCCTCGAGATAGACGACGCCGTTCCCGTTGACTTTGAACGAGCTCATCGAAGCGCCGAGCGTCTTCACGAGCGTGGCGAGCTGCGACGAGTTGATCCCGTTCGCCTTGACCGCCTCCGTTTCGGCGGTCACGACCCCGCCGACCGGCAGGATGCTCGATATCTCTTCGCCCTCAATGACAGAGGTCGTTATTGTGACAGAGGCCGAAGCGCCGCCGTCTTCCGCCGTCGCCGTCAGGGTGTATCCGGCGGCTGTCGTTCCGGCCCGGCGCAGTGTGACGGTCGCGCTGCCGTCGGCGTTTTCAACAAGGGCGATGTCGGAGTCCTGGGCGCCGCCGCTCGCGGCGCTTATCGTCCACTTGACCCTCTGGTTTTCCGCGTCGGAGGGTTTGCAGGCGGCGGTGAACAGGCGGCTCTCGCCCTCCGTCAGCGCCTCGGCGTTCCCGCTGATGTTTATTTCGGAGACGGTGATCGTCTTTGACGTCACTTTGAGGAGGCCTCCCGGCGTCACGGCGATGTCCGTGCTGGCCGCGTCCACGCCGAGGATTCCGGTGACGGAGGCGCTGACGGGGTAGAAGCCCTCTTTATCGGCCCTGACGGTTATCTTTGAGGTTCCCGCGCCCGATACGATCGTGAGGCCGTCGGCGACGGTCCAGTTGTATTTCAGCGCGGAGGCGTCGCCGGTCGGGGGGTAGGCGGCCGCTTCGATGACGCGCGTCTCGCCTGTTTTCAGCGTTTTGAAGCTGTCGGGCGTCAGCACGACCGAGGCGATCGGCAGCAGCGCGGGATCGGTGACGCGTCCCTCGGTCTTACTGCCGCCCCAGCCAAATTCAGGCTGCCCCTCTTTCGCGTAGAGCCAGTAACATTCCGTGTATCCGTAACCGTAGGCGCCGACGATGCCGCCAGTGTAGTTAGGCTGTCCGCCCATGACGTAGTCCGAGGTGGAGACGCAGTATTTCGTCGTCGAGTTGAAGCCGCCCCAGATCCCGCCGGCGTCTGCCATGCTCACGATCGAAGAGCACATCGCGACGCAGTTTTCCGTCGCGCCCCTGTACCAGTAGCCGAAGCCCGCAATGCCGCCGGAGTAGGCCGCGCCTACCGAGGACTTAATGCTGCCATAGGTGACACAGTTGCGCACCTTGCCGCCGCCGATCAGCGAGGCGACGACGCCGGCGTAAGCGTTGCCTTGGCCGGAGGCGTCGAGGTCACAGCTGACGATACAGTTGTAGACGTAGCCGTCCGTCCAGCCGACGAGGCCCGCCGCGCCGGAGCTCACCTTGTTGGTGACGGAGCCCTCAACATAGACGTTCTGTATCGTGCCGGTCGCCGCGAGGTAGCCGAAGAGCCCTGTGGTGTTGCTGATCGTGCCGTTTTTGTCGATCTTGCTTCCGGTCCCCTTGGGCATGTATTCGCCCGTCGAGATGAGCATCCCCGTTATTTTATGGCCGCCGCCGTCAAAGTGTCCGGCGAAACCGCGGAGGTTGCCATAGGCGACCATCCAGCCGATGGGTATCCACTCTTTTTTCGCGAGGTCGACGTCGAGCGTGAGCGTCACATATTTGTCCTTGAAGTCGTCGGAGCCGGCGTTGACGAGGGCGGCAAAGCCCGCGAGCCCCTCCGCGTCCGCGATCCGGTACGGATCGTCGACCGTGCCTTTGGCGGCCGCGGGGCCGTCGTACCAGCTCGTGTCCGTCTTCCAGAACTCCGCCGCCGCCGCGGGGCTGAGCGCGGAGAATGCTAGGAGCAGTGCGAGCGCCAGCAGGTAAAGTTTGTTTGAGTAAGATTTTTTCATGGCTTTATCCCTTCCCCTCTATCCTTTTTTCCGGAAAAGAAGCGCGCAGGGCAAAAACAGCGCGAGCGCCGCGAATCCCGCGAATCCCGCGTTGCAGCCGCCGGAGGAGCCGCCGCCCGACGGCTGCGCGGCCGTGGCGGTCAGCAGTATCGAGTCGGTCAGCGACGAATCGTCGACGCCCCCCGCCGTAATGCGGTAGACGGCGCCCTCGACGTGGTTTTTCAGCGTCACCTTCGCCTTGAGGCTGCTGTCGCCGAAGGATAGGAGAATATCGTCCGCAGAGGCGTTATCTCCGGATACCACCTCGTATGTCCACTTAAGGACCGGGTAGGAGGGGGTGTCGGAGTCGGGCAGGATCGTCGCCGTGATATCGGCGCTCGCTCCCGCCGCGTCAAGCGATATCGCCCGCGGCGAGAGTTCGAGCCCCTCCATCTTCACGCGGTAGACCGCCGTGCCCGTCACCGGAGTGTAGGTGTTTTCGCCGCCAAGCAGATTACCGCAGGAGAGGTTTATCTTGGTGAAGCCGGCAGCCAGCCCCCTGACGAGCGCCGATGCGCCGTCGGCCGTGAGGGATGCCACGGATGGGTCTGAGACGTTCCATGAGATCATTACGTCGCTTTTGTTGTAGGCAGCGGTGGGATATACTGTCGCCGCAAGTGTGAATGATTTGTTTTCAACGAGCCTGATCAGCGGCGTTGTGAGCACGGCCGAGGCCGGCAGATTTGATTCGGATTCCACCGCGTCGTTGCTGACGATCGCCTTATCTATCCCTATATCTCCGCTGATCTCATTCCAGTTTCCCGCAAGCGGCGCAGGAACGCCTTCGCCCTTAACCCAACGGTTGTTTATTATTTTGCATTTGTCCTCTACTTCCCACTCGTTTGTCCAGCGATAAACATATCCCACCAGCGCACCGGCGCAGGCTTTTTCGGGTAGCAGGCTGGAGGCCGATACTTTGCAGCTGACGGAGCTGTTGTGCGCGTAAGTGTTTCCGCCTGTGCCTGTGACGCCGGCTATTCCGCCGGCCGCTACCCAGTTTTTGCCGTCTTCGGCATGGAGCTTAACGGTTCCCGCTACGGCGACGTTATTGATGGGACCATCGTTATACCCGGCGACGCCGCCCGCGCAGTTGTAGTCCGAATAGCTGTCAGTACCAAGACCGCCGCTGACGTCAATGTCGGCGGAAACTACGCAGTTCTGAATGATACAGTTGTTCGAAGAGTTTTCACCGATGATACCGCCGACACGCATCCTTGAGAGGTTATCATCGTATTTGATAGAGCCGGTGAAGGCCGAGTTCTCAATCGTGGATTTGGAAAAATTTTTGCCCAAAATGCCGCCGATTATCATATAAGCGCCCGCTTTTGCGTTCGCGGCGTCGGCTGTAATGTCGGCGCTCGCGGAGCAGTTGCGGATAGTGCCCGCTTCGTTGTAGCCGATTATACCGCCGTTAACTTTCCCGGTCATGCCTCTGAGGCGGCCTGTAAAGCTGCAGTTTTCGACGGGTTCGGAATAATAGAGGCGTCCCGCCACGGTGCCGATATAGTTGTATTTGTCGCCCGAAGCAACGACGTCGCCTTTGAGGATGAAATTCTTGACCGAAGAGTATTGTCCAAGGCAGCCGAAGAGGCCATAATCGCCGTATTTGTCGGAGGGAAGCGGCGTTATTGTGCCGAGTCCGCTTATCGTATGTCCCCTGCCGTCAAAAGCGCCGGCGAACTTGGCGTTATAATTTCCCACCGGCGACCAGACTTTGCCGGAAAGATCTATATCCTTCGCGAGGATTATCATCCGTCCCTTGAAGTCGTTCTTTTTCCCCTCCGCGTCGCCGCTGCCGACGATGACGGCAAGGCCGGCGAGCTCTTCGGGTGTGCTTATCGTATACGACGAGGCCTCTTTGTCGCTCTCATACCACGCGGTGTCCGCGCTCTCGACCCACGAGCCGTCCTGCGAGGCGCAGGCCGCCATGACGAGGAGCGTCAGCATCGCAAGCAGCGCAAAGCAGGCGCAGCGCTTTCTTTTGAATGCCGCCAACAAATCAAACATAATAATGATCCCCTTTCTTACGTTCAGGTTCAAGCAAAAAACATTCTCCCGATGTCCTCAACCGCTGTTTTCCCCGGCGATCACCCCTTTTCAGAGAATTTTCATAAAAAAGCGGAGAGCCATCAACGACGACAGCTCTCCGCTACGGACACATGTGACAATAGTCCAAATGTTAGGGCCGGCGCTCCATCTGAGCTGCCTAGGCAGTTTCCTCTCCGCGCCAGGTTTCCCGGCTCCCGTTCATCCTCGGCCGCGCCTTCTCATCCTTTCGGACAATGGCTTACGCGGCTTCGTCGCGGTTACGGTGACAGTGGTCGCTCCGGCATCACACCGGATTCCCATACTTCGCGAAAAGGCCGATATTCAATTATCCCGCCGTGCTCAGCGGCTCCTTAGAACGTCCACATCAGGGTCGCATAGAATGCCCTGCCTTGTATCGGATACCAGAGCGTGCGCTCCGGTCCGTTGCCGGTGGCGAAGAGCAGCACGTCGGGGCCGGCGTTGAAGATGTCGTCTACGCCCACCACGAGTTTCAGGTTTTCCCTTATCAGATAGCGCACGCCGAAGCCCACGGTCGTGAGGTTGTCCCAGCCGACCTCGCCCTGCATGTCATAGTAGTTTTTGCCGATGTGGTGCAGCTCGGCAAAGAGCGTCGCGCGGTCGTCCTTCAATATTTTCCTGCTCACGCGCAGCAGCCCCTCCCATTCGGGCCGGTTGGGCAGCGGCGTATCGTACATATAGCCGGGGGTCTTGTTCGTGGCGTCCATCCATGTAGCCGAGAGATAAACGTCCCATTTGTCGCGTTTGACGGTGGCCTCCAGTTCGATGCCGGAGACCTCGGCATCGCCGATGTTCACGTACTGCGCGTAGCGCGGGTTGACCATCAGGTAGTCGATGAGGTTGTTGGATTTACGGTAGAAGTAGGTCAGCTCGGCCTTGACCTGCGCTTTGGACAGTTCTCCCTCCCAGGAGATACCGGCGTCATACTGTGTGCCGTCCTCCCATTCGAGCCCCGTGTTGGGGATGATGAAGGCGCCGTCGCCGTAAAGCTCGTAGAGGTTCGGCGCGCGGTTATAGGTGCCGCCCGTCACCTTCGCCGTCCAGCCTTTGCCGAACTTTTTTGTGAGCGCCGCGCCCCAGGAAAATTCCGTGACGCCCTCCGCCGAGTTCCACCTGACGATGGGGGTGAGCCAGAAGTCTCCCGCCTTGTTGAGGCTGATAGTGTCCTGTATCTGGCCGTTCCACGAGTTGCGCGTATGGTTCTCGCGGCCGCTGAATTTCTGCACGATGTCGCCGGTGGTGTGCAGTTCTTCGTTGTAGTAATTCCAGAGGAACTCTACGAGATGGCGGTCGCCGACCGGCAGAGAGCCGTCAACGGCGGTGCCGAAGCGCTTTGTCTCATATTTATTATGCTGTTCGCCCCAGCCGCCGATGACGTCGCTCGGGTCGTCGTAGTCCTTGGTCTGGTTGAGGTATTCAAGGCGCAGGCCGAGGTCGAGGTCGCCGAGCTTCTGGCGGCGGCTCACGATCATGTTCCACTGGTCCGTCACCTGCGTGGCGCCCGCAACGCTGTCCGCTTTGTCGGCGCCGGGGGCCGAGTAGGGCAGCTCACGGTCGTTGCGTTTCCAGCCTCCCTCGATCTTCCAGTTGTCGTTATTCCATTTAAGCAGGACGTTGGAGTTCTTATAGCCGTTGTTCT
The window above is part of the Cloacibacillus evryensis DSM 19522 genome. Proteins encoded here:
- a CDS encoding Synerg-CTERM sorting domain-containing protein codes for the protein MNKSFKKLGRNLALAAAAIFVVILFAGSMIGASDSWTPDTSWYDNYKNERGSAENPFLISSPEELAGLAKITNVAFGQWGVTKVSLKDKHILLTRDINLEDKEWAPIGWYLSYTEKSSWGSVTKEYAGFDGNFNGGGHTISGLKIETCENVPLYSSKQTEAAGLFGYISIDGKVRNLVVKGKVNASECEGVGGIAGWADGLIENCVTDVEVRATSSKRGYAGGIAGLNGGPQGDDMTSGNPYAIIRNNVVLGSVFSTPASFAYAGGIVGFSHWYKGEVLNNVALSPSIVSGMDAGGIFGGFNSFVTADNVSAAQKLAGAPGYVGGVVGAFGWGYQNCYWLSVNRDQPVGGITDPAKLPVTAVAMDTDNLKTIKSGETRDIHITAYPLTADASSLKYTWSVDKSKLEVIKGAGTPTLTVKAKDGAGTEDLFAVISADVYGLLGHTESQSGGSVVYISNFETTASVQGVLKITQGAIPVEGITAYGSNTAWKEGETRVLGASVRPSDADARDVVWTLSAVSGAASSEDVIMEDAGNGNLSILLRSGHEKDYAYTFTAATADGKFSDSITVVGDPVTDVEISGFIPTGDAVPNYIDAVKPVGATSAVIEDIAAAVGVDVSVFRVGLNGVLYLNSETVNAAVKDAEDRDNLKVTAIIPLPLFSVKVSAAGKIAAAGMIISGDRLMAETPQKVALVKTRPDGTGEFFTYAEDQDAIGNKRFTLQTMDDKTMAPTDKIDPAQTYKLVLYIQDNGGFDIDPADCSIIDPVAIVKLAEETPAPSGSSSGGCNAGVAGIMLLAVIPLLTRAAKKKS
- a CDS encoding GLUG motif-containing protein translates to MSRKILFMFIALMAAFLLPAGSARAADWIESADVSWYEANSADVTFTINTPEELAGLAKLVNDGTQTFLNKTVKLGKDIDLGGKVWTGIGITGKTFKGLFDGQGYTVGGLGAIKCGAPGGEYIGFFGILNGGLTLNIRNLNVTGNVSVAPETIAGRDYLGYRVGGIAGWAQGAAATSSIENCSFKGSVKGYGDGYVGAIAGYGAMVLRNCSAEAYITTDNSGNDKNTTVTCLGGLCGNANQPIENCFFSGSIKNAEAVGPVSAGGIAGTTGTGAALTNCAVSCDIDVIGGQHPTVNINRAGYMNNAGGIAGVVQWQAIVGCSAQGSIKIRSAAAGDAFVNAGGIAGVKDNSQDLDFEHCSSVMKTDSSGHAGSLVGFIPEPTNIKMYQCEWLAGEGFPSDCYAADVDIPENRLKLSVTKVTDAAELTPVALISAPTVRILENQSYTQKAISFPSAAGKTDGLAWSWGTADSTVASIVSSVRESALVRGVKAGATYILASTNGFLGENSWTAKTYAAVTKVMLTSLALDAESVTLTGAGDSKIITASLLPAEEVSYPVLRWDLKVTSGDAAAVDDIELTHVGSSRQLKATLLKYVPGAQYLLSAYTVDGSELSADVVVNTAEEKAPDGGSHSSGGCNGGGYGWLSLFMVLPFAASVLKKRSAINGGKNHE
- a CDS encoding Ig-like domain-containing protein codes for the protein MKKSYSNKLYLLALALLLAFSALSPAAAAEFWKTDTSWYDGPAAAKGTVDDPYRIADAEGLAGFAALVNAGSDDFKDKYVTLTLDVDLAKKEWIPIGWMVAYGNLRGFAGHFDGGGHKITGMLISTGEYMPKGTGSKIDKNGTISNTTGLFGYLAATGTIQNVYVEGSVTNKVSSGAAGLVGWTDGYVYNCIVSCDLDASGQGNAYAGVVASLIGGGKVRNCVTYGSIKSSVGAAYSGGIAGFGYWYRGATENCVAMCSSIVSMADAGGIWGGFNSTTKYCVSTSDYVMGGQPNYTGGIVGAYGYGYTECYWLYAKEGQPEFGWGGSKTEGRVTDPALLPIASVVLTPDSFKTLKTGETRVIEAAAYPPTGDASALKYNWTVADGLTIVSGAGTSKITVRADKEGFYPVSASVTGILGVDAASTDIAVTPGGLLKVTSKTITVSEINISGNAEALTEGESRLFTAACKPSDAENQRVKWTISAASGGAQDSDIALVENADGSATVTLRRAGTTAAGYTLTATAEDGGASASVTITTSVIEGEEISSILPVGGVVTAETEAVKANGINSSQLATLVKTLGASMSSFKVNGNGVVYLEDSVAQKAIVNAISDDKVVLEKAVLLPLFKTQVSAAGATAVTAFIISGDKLMADTPQEVKLVKTRPDGTGTFLTYAAAAADYTDGHFTIQNMDDSVLAADGAIEASKSYKLVVYVKDGGAYDIDPTECSIVDPLALIKTSQKQSSSSGGCNGGFAVLALLAALPLLRRRGKK
- a CDS encoding GLUG motif-containing protein, whose translation is MFDLLAAFKRKRCACFALLAMLTLLVMAACASQDGSWVESADTAWYESDKEASSYTISTPEELAGLAVIVGSGDAEGKKNDFKGRMIILAKDIDLSGKVWSPVGNYNAKFAGAFDGRGHTISGLGTITPLPSDKYGDYGLFGCLGQYSSVKNFILKGDVVASGDKYNYIGTVAGRLYYSEPVENCSFTGRLRGMTGKVNGGIIGYNEAGTIRNCSASADITADAANAKAGAYMIIGGILGKNFSKSTIENSAFTGSIKYDDNLSRMRVGGIIGENSSNNCIIQNCVVSADIDVSGGLGTDSYSDYNCAGGVAGYNDGPINNVAVAGTVKLHAEDGKNWVAAGGIAGVTGTGGNTYAHNSSVSCKVSASSLLPEKACAGALVGYVYRWTNEWEVEDKCKIINNRWVKGEGVPAPLAGNWNEISGDIGIDKAIVSNDAVESESNLPASAVLTTPLIRLVENKSFTLAATVYPTAAYNKSDVMISWNVSDPSVASLTADGASALVRGLAAGFTKINLSCGNLLGGENTYTPVTGTAVYRVKMEGLELSPRAISLDAAGASADITATILPDSDTPSYPVLKWTYEVVSGDNASADDILLSFGDSSLKAKVTLKNHVEGAVYRITAGGVDDSSLTDSILLTATAAQPSGGGSSGGCNAGFAGFAALALFLPCALLFRKKG
- a CDS encoding TonB-dependent receptor plug domain-containing protein, translated to MRKSFIAIALLSLLCLTPGGAGAAERPAELPAEKITADAGEEDKLLLSPGTVTVIKPQEMKGEQKNLPELLKQVPGLHIIETKGRGAYTTASVRGSSASQVSVYVDGVLMNLGSEPAVDLTTIPVENVERIEVYRGYIPARFGGASMGGVINIITKKPEKAGGSVTMGVGSFGRFTGGATYNSPLGGGAFMASVNFDRTDGDFEYLNDNNTPYTPGDDYNANRQNNGYKNSNVLLKWNNDNWKIEGGWKRNDRELPYSAPGADKADSVAGATQVTDQWNMIVSRRQKLGDLDLGLRLEYLNQTKDYDDPSDVIGGWGEQHNKYETKRFGTAVDGSLPVGDRHLVEFLWNYYNEELHTTGDIVQKFSGRENHTRNSWNGQIQDTISLNKAGDFWLTPIVRWNSAEGVTEFSWGAALTKKFGKGWTAKVTGGTYNRAPNLYELYGDGAFIIPNTGLEWEDGTQYDAGISWEGELSKAQVKAELTYFYRKSNNLIDYLMVNPRYAQYVNIGDAEVSGIELEATVKRDKWDVYLSATWMDATNKTPGYMYDTPLPNRPEWEGLLRVSRKILKDDRATLFAELHHIGKNYYDMQGEVGWDNLTTVGFGVRYLIRENLKLVVGVDDIFNAGPDVLLFATGNGPERTLWYPIQGRAFYATLMWTF